From Brachionichthys hirsutus isolate HB-005 chromosome 16, CSIRO-AGI_Bhir_v1, whole genome shotgun sequence, a single genomic window includes:
- the slc16a6b gene encoding LOW QUALITY PROTEIN: solute carrier family 16 member 6b (The sequence of the model RefSeq protein was modified relative to this genomic sequence to represent the inferred CDS: inserted 1 base in 1 codon) translates to MMVPNCQNCLGPNVYSEVPDGRWGWAVAAAFFLVEVCTYGTIKSLGVFLQDLMEEFGESTSRVSWVISICVFIFTFAAFTALKGHIGWRYCLIVLGVFQASVIGCGLLLRPIVIRAQPMKEENESECLSVKQLENDQTRSSISSGASRDSGDSGVTSLSTLNAELCSEAVGDKSLTELEAQDPKSQRPSLPVSXLSPPSHKLLDLSMLKDGAFICYALFGLFATLGFFAPQLYIIELSKSRGVEPSTASGMLSVMAVAEIFGRLSIGVVLNKVSCQKVRVLLGCVVLLCLVLLAFPVVWEFWGLVVCCALYGYFLGTVASTHIPMLAEEGVVGIQKMTSSVGLYVFIQSFSGLAGPPLGGTGAFDRFTVDATQNYGAAFYSCAAGMGCSAVCLALVGPVKAGICPRQSGGREAEDSMLQDDHSDFLEVDVALEESPTGPAASRNTASKA, encoded by the exons ATGATGGTGCCCAATTGCCAGAATTGTTTGGGTCCAAACGTTTACTCTGAGGTGCCTGATGGGAGGTGGGGCTGGGCGGTGGCGGCGGCCTTCTTCCTGGTGGAGGTCTGCACCTACGGCACCATCAAAAGCTTGGGGGTTTTCCTCCAGGATCTGATGGAGGAGTTCGGAGAGAGCACCAGCCGAGTGTCGTGGGTCATCTCCATCTGtgtcttcatcttcaccttcgCTG CCTTCACCGCGTTGAAGGGACACATCGGCTGGCGCTACTGCCTGATCGTCCTCGGCGTCTTTCAGGCTTCTGTGATCGGATGCGGTCTTCTGCTTCGTCCGATCGTTATTAGAGCGCAGCCTATGAAGGAGGAGAACGAATCAGAGTGTCTCTCTGTGAAACAGCTGGAAAACGACCAAACTCGAAGCTCCATCAGTTCAGGAGCCTCTCGGGACTCGGGCGACTCGGGCGTCACCTCCCTCTCGACCCTAAACGCAGAGCTGTGCTCTGAGGCGGTTGGAGACAAGTCTTTGACGGAGCTGGAAGCGCAGGATCCGAAGTCCCAGCGGCCGTCTCTGCCCGTCT GCCTGTCCCCCCCAAGCCACAAACTCCTGGACTTGTCCATGCTGAAAGACGGCGCCTTCATCTGCTACGCCCTCTTCGGCTTGTTCGCCACGCTGGGCTTCTTCGCGCCGCAGCTCTACATCATCGAGCTGAGTAAGAGCCGGGGGGTGGAGCCCAGCACGGCCTCCGGCATGCTGTCCGTGATGGCGGTGGCGGAGATCTTCGGCCGCCTGTCCATCGGGGTGGTGCTGAACAAGGTGAGCTGCCAGAAGGTCCGGGTGCTGCTGGGCTGCGTGGTCCTGCTGTGCCTGGTGCTCCTGGCCTTCCCTGTGGTTTGGGAGTTCTGGGGCCTCGTGGTCTGCTGCGCTCTCTACGGGTACTTCCTGGGAACTGTTGCGTCTACTCACATCCCCATGCTGGCTGAGGAGGGTGTGGTGGGCATCCAGAAGATGACATCGTCTGTGGGACTGTACGTGTTCATCCAGAGCTTCTCTGGGCTGGCGGGGCCCCCGCTCGGAGGTACCGGAGCCTTCGACCG GTTTACTGTTGATGCCACACAGAATTACGGCGCTGCCTTCTACTCCTGTGCCGCCGGCATGGGCTGCAGTGCCGTCTGCTTGGCGCTGGTGGGTCCAGTCAAGGCCGGCATTTGTCCAAGACAAAGCGGAGGCAGGGAGGCGGAGGACAGCATGCTTCAGGATGACCATTCGGACTTCTTGGAGGTGGACGTCGCCTTGGAGGAGAGTCCGACGGGACCGGCTGCGTCTCGGAACACGGCCTCCAAA GCTTGA
- the gna13b gene encoding guanine nucleotide-binding protein subunit alpha-13b has product MADFLPSRSVLSVCFPNCVLTSGEVEQLRKSRAIDKCISRDKTYVKRLVKILLLGAGESGKSTFLKQMRIIHGQDFDQKAREEFRATIFSNVIKGIRVLADARAKLRIPWGHQSNQQHGHTMMAFDTRTAMATGHGMVEPKVFQRYLPSIRALWADAGIQSAYDRRREFQLGESVKYFLDNLEKLGQLDYLPSQQDILLARKPTKGIHEYVFEIKNVPFKMVDVGGQRSERRRWFECFDSVTSILFLVSSSEYDQVLMEDRQTNRLSESLNIFETIVNNRVFSNVSIILFLNKTDLLEEKVSRVSIRDYFPEFSGQPGSLADVQRFLVERFRQKRREQQQKPLYHHFTTAISTENIRLVFRDVKDTILHDNLKQLMLQ; this is encoded by the exons ATGGCGGATTTCCTGCCATCCCGCTCCGTTTTATCTGTCTGCTTCCCGAACTGCGTCCTAACAAGCGGCGAGGTGGAACAGCTGCGGAAGTCCAGGGCGATCGATAAGTGTATTAGTCGAGATAAGACTTATGTGAAAAGGCTCGTGAAGATCTTGTTGCTCGGAGCGGGCGAGAGCGGAAAGTCCACTTTCCTCAAGCAGATGCGCATAATCCACGGGCAGGACTTCGACCAGAAGGCCAGGGAGGAGTTCCGAGCCACCATCTTTAGTAACGTTATTAAAG GTATCCGGGTGCTGGCGGATGCCCGAGCGAAGCTCCGCATCCCGTGGGGTCACCAGTCCAACCAGCAGCACGGACACACCATGATGGCGTTCGACACCCGGACCGCCATGGCCACCGGGCACGGCATGGTGGAACCCAAAGTGTTCCAGCGCTACCTGCCGTCCATCCGCGCCCTGTGGGCCGACGCGGGCATCCAGAGCGCCTACGACCGCCGGAGGGAGTTCCAGCTG GGGGAGTCGGTCAAGTATTTTCTGGATAACCTGGAAAAGCTTGGACAGTTG GACTACCTGCCCAGCCAGCAGGACATCCTCCTGGCCAGAAAGCCTACGAAGGGAATTCACGAGTACGTCTTTGAGATCAAGAACGTGCCCTTCAAGATGGTGGATGTGGGAGGTCAGCGCTCCGAGAGGAGGCGCTGGTTCGAGTGCTTCGACTCGGTGACTTCTATCCTCTTCCTCGTGTCCTCCTCGGAATACGATCAG GTGCTGATGGAGGACCGCCAGACCAACCGCCTGAGCGAGTCCCTGAACATCTTTGAGACGATTGTGAACAACAGAGTGTTCAGCAACGTctccatcatcctcttcctgaaCAAGAcggacctgctggaggagaaggtgagCCGGGTGTCCATCAGAGACTACTTCCCGGAGTTCTCGGGCCAGCCCGGCAGCCTGGCGGACGTGCAGCGCTTCCTGGTGGAACGCTTTCGCCAGAAGCGGcgcgagcagcagcagaagccgCTGTACCACCACTTCACCACGGCCATCAGCACGGAGAACATCCGCCTGGTGTTCCGGGACGTCAAGGACACCATTCTGCACGACAACCTCAAGCAGCTGATGCTGCAGtga
- the rgs9a gene encoding regulator of G-protein signaling 9a: MTIRTTRQDRGQRVRPRMHCLQKLEAAVVEMQDPKNGVKGAEQKLNVTTIPHVIAGQDVIEWIANKMKTTVEEAESVGTMLVALGYIYPLQNHKKLVLCKDHSLYRFQTPYFWPTKKWVAEDSDYAIYLAKRNIRKKGLLEPYEQAHYNHLNKWLNHKWDFIVLQATEQYKAGKERKKPDRVVFDCQERAYWIVNRPPRHTHSAMDCGPERLIDPSTHEKITFDMYRRKNIFYQQAIMRSKVKSSVSLGALVKYITTYKKHDPFLAPCLPSNPWQSDSDAFWTLNMRRVDVPTKMRVERWSFSFFELLNDLRGRDDFKIFLKKEFSGENLAFWEAAEELKLGTASSMSTKSETIFKTFLAPGAPRWINIDGRTMGLTVKGLEHPHRCVLEAAQTHVFLLMKKDTFFRYLKSPVYKEVQKKALNPEPQTFSPAQLDRNARNRSPGIHPIVLWKQEEEEKAKAAAAAAPVDVKAMMSKIDRKK, translated from the exons ATGACAATTAGAACCACACGGCAAGACCGGGGCCAACGAGTCCGGCCGCGTATGCACTGCTTGCAAAAG CTGGAGGCCGCGGTGGTGGAGATGCAAGACCCAAAAAACGGAGTCAAGGGCGCCGAACAGAAACTCAATGTCACGACCATTCCGCATGTCATCGCAG GTCAGGACGTCATCGAATGGATCGCCAACAAGATGAAGACCACCGTGGAAG AGGCGGAGTCTGTTGGCACCATGTTGGTGGCTTTGGGCTACATCTACCCCCTGCAGAACCACAAGAAGCTGGTCCTGTGTAAAGACCACAGCCTCTACCGCTTCCAG ACGCCGTACTTTTGGCCAACAAAGAAATGGGTTGCAGAGGATTCTGATTATG CCATTTACCTGGCAAAGAGAAACATCCGCAAGAAGGGCCTGTTAGAACCCTACGAGCAG GCTCATTACAACCACCTCAACAAATGGCTGAACCACAAGTGGGACTTTATTGTGCTGCAGGCCACTGAGCAGTACAA ggctggcaaggagaggaagaagccagaCCGTGTGGTGTTTGACTGCCAGGAGAGGGCTTACTGGATCGTGAACAGGCCACCG CGTCACACTCACAGCGCTATGGACTGTGGCCCAGAGCGTCTTATTGATCCCAGCACACACGAG aAAATCACCTTTGACATGTACCGACGGAAG AACATATTTTATCAACAAGCAAtaatgaggtcaaaggtcaaatcaaGTGTGTCCCTTGGAGC ACTGGTCAAGTACATCACAACCTACAAGAAGCACGACCCGTTCTTGGCGCCCTGTCTGCCGAGCAACCCCTGGCAGAGTGACAGCGATGCGTTCTGGACCCTCAACATGAGAAG AGTTGACGTCCCGACGAAGATGAGGGTCGAGCGCTGGTCCTTCAGCTTCTTCGAGCTGCTCAACGACTTGCGAGGCAGAGATGACTTCAAGATATTCCTCAAGAAAGAGTTCAGCG gcgaGAACTTGGCCTTTTGGGAGGCAGCTGAAGAACTGAAGTTGGGCACTGCGTCTTCTATGTCAACAAAATCAGAAACCATCTTcaa GACCTTTCTGGCTCCCGGCGCTCCCCGTTGGATCAACATCGACGGCAGGACGATGGGCTTGACAGTGAAAGGCCTGGAGCATCCTCACCGCTGCGTCCTGGAAGCAGCCCAGACTCACGTCTTCCTGCTCATGAAAAAG GACACTTTCTTTCGGTACCTCAAGTCACCGGTCTACAAAGAGGTCCAGAAAAAGGCGCTGAATCCTGAACCTCAGACTTTCAG TCCAGCACAACTGGACCGGAATGCTCGGAACCGAAGCCCAGGGATCCATCCCATCGTCCTgtggaagcaggaggaggaggagaaggccaaggccgccgccgccgcggctcCCGTGGACGTCAAGGCCATGATGAGCAAAATAGACAGGAAGAAGTGA